From a single Stomoxys calcitrans chromosome 4, idStoCalc2.1, whole genome shotgun sequence genomic region:
- the LOC106084980 gene encoding ficolin-2-like, with protein MKHSLLLIVVSVVFVLGTNRTETKEFLDFNDPDDNNFIIKHLFVKINTILERLDEEGTKTKRLQEDLRQSNMRLEALTKQQEKHFSNLQNREWKTILRRQDGSVDFNRNWTEYKFGFGNRNGELFIGLEELHVLTTYGPPQELLVMLRSFENETRYAKYDRFRVGNETEKYAIIELGTYSGDAGNSLEQHKGMKFSTPDQDNDIYDSLNCAKDWASGWWFRKCYFCNLAGVYRSKSKSRGVDWTDWKRDNFSLMFAEMRLRSKISLINS; from the exons ATGAAGCATTCGCTGTTGCTTATTGTGGTTTCTGTAGTTTTCGTTCTTGGCACCAACCGCACGGAAACAAAGGAATTCTTA GACTTTAATGATCCAGATGACaacaatttcataataaaacatctctttGTGAAAATCAACACCATCCTGGAAAG aTTAGATGAGGAGGGCACAAAGACAAAACGGCTGCAGGAAGACTTGAGACAATCCAATATGAG ACTTGAAGCACTTACCAAACA GCAAGAAAAACACTTTTCAAACCTTCAGAATAGAGAATGGAAAACTATACTTCGACGCCAAGATGGTTCAGTGGATTTCAATAGAAATTGGACCGAATATAAATTTGGTTTTGGTAATCGGAATGGGGAATTATTCATTGGTCTTGAAGAATTGCATGTCTTAACCACCTATGGCCCACCCCAAGAGCTTCTTGTGATGTTGCGAAGTTTTGAAAATGAAACACGATATGCCAAATACGATCGCTTTCGGGTGGGCAATGAGACCGAGAAATATGCTATAATCGAATTGGGCACATACAGCGGCGATGCAGGTAATTCACTTGAACAACATaagggtatgaaattttcaactcCTGATCAGGATAATGATATCTATGATTCGTTAAATTGTGCTAAAGATTGGGCGAGTGGTTGGTGGTTTCGCAAATGCTATTTTTg taatttaGCTGGAGTCTATAGATCCAAATCGAAAAGTCGGGGCGTTGATTGGACTGATTGGAAAAGAGACAACTTTAGCTTAATGTTTGCCGAAATGAGATTAAGATCAAAAATATCATTAATAAATTCATGA
- the LOC106085675 gene encoding growth hormone-inducible transmembrane protein, which produces MLLRLASALPAKGLLTTSFSNSAKQAFLAPKLAKAPNNNAVLLRNYARGPREAPPAVRGEVRRGPTLKEKLMGPPSANAYSLGKGAAAGAAGIGLGALCYYGLGLSNEASIQHNSLLWPQYVRDRLHTTYGYFGAACIATALSAAAVFRSPRLLELTTRNGWLSTLGTFALVIGTGAMTQSIQYKEGVGPKQLSWLLHCAVLGGVIAPLCFLGGPLLTRAAIYTGGVVGGLSTVAVCAPSDKFLYMGGPLAIGLGLVMASSLAGIWLPPTTALGAGLASLSLYGGLILFSGFLLYDTQRIVRKAEMYPQYAMQPFDPINASLSIYMDALNIFIRIAMILSGGGGNSRRK; this is translated from the exons ATGTTACTGCGTCTTGCATCAGCATTGCCGGCCAAGGGTCTATTGACCACTTCTTTTTCGAATTCTGCAAAACAAGCCTTTTTGGCACCTAAATTGGCCAAAGCGCCCAATAATAATGCAGTGCTCTTGCGTAATTATGCCAGAGGACCTCGCGAAGCACCGCCCGCTGTTCGAGGTGAGGTACGCCGTGGCCCCACTTTGAAGGAAAAATTAATGGGTCCCCCATCAGCCAATG CATATTCTTTGGGTAAGGGAGCGGCGGCAGGCGCCGCAGGTATTGGCTTGGGTGCCCTTTGCTATTATGGCTTGGGTTTAAGCAATGAGGCCAGCATTCAACATAATTCACT ATTATGGCCTCAATATGTAAGAGATCGTTTACATACTACCTATGGTTATTTTGGAGCTGCATGTATAGCCACCGCTCTTTCTGCGGCTGCTGTGTTCCGCTCACCCCGTTTGCTTGAATTGACAACCCGTAATGGTTGGCTG TCTACTTTGGGCACATTTGCCTTGGTCATTGGCACTGGAGCTATGACCCAATCTATACAATATAAGGAAGGTGTTGGTCCCAAACAATTGTCATGGCTTTTGCATTGTGCCGTTCTGGGTGGCGTCATTGCACCTCTCTGCTTCTTGGGTGGCCCTTTGCTAACACGTGCGGCTATTTATACCGGTGGTGTAGTGGGTGGTCTTTCCACAGTTGCCGTATGCGCTCCAAGTGATAAATTCCTATACATGGGTGGTCCTTTGGCTATTGGTTTGGGCTTGGTTATGGCATCTTCATTGGCTGGCATTTGGCTTCCCCCTACAACAGCCCTAGGCGCAG gtCTGGCTTCTTTATCTCTTTACGGCGGCCTGATCTTATTCAGTGGTTTCCTACTGTATGACACCCAACGTATTGTTCGCAAGGCTGAAATGTATCCCCAATATGCAATGCAACCCTTTGATCCTATCAATGC gagtctctcgatttatatggaTGCCTTAAACATTTTCATACGCATTGCAATGATTTTGTCGGGAGGTGGTGGCAACAGTCGtcgcaaataa
- the LOC106085667 gene encoding gastrula zinc finger protein XlCGF48.2 — protein MPPSVDNVNNNINKKCGEIIITMKKNAKNVYSFNCWFCDTIYIQMKKFTLHLEQEHETQLIQAEYKEDTRKDETNPSVDDSLFLPEIKVEDCMVDTIKMEQEDEEQHQGSGARNAKKKGHSPPFQDPLETSDDIVEEIALPSTENTQMKHFADTSDAKDEPQISHESDKPKEDIDMQTDSEDNDNVNECSDLSADENSSACDSEYKPNDSGDEERCTKRVKTKNSKSQDSKELLTALIDAFKSKPRLWDATNPEKCSGQKQRDDLFQNIADNLNVLLKQDLTLEMVKKKIMLLCKEYERAMEKQISNEEKGKNEKPDLWYYENMEFLKPSIESKIKIKRRRYHQKVKPLSDKLINDLIDIYKNYNSLWDANHLAFTVKDKRHETLQTMADEIKTKMNLTVDIFVLEKHLNHIHKSFAKDKQKKLECEKTKQEFQASCSYYGKCDFLELHQGPFSCSTCSDIIDTYNDFQIHRSSHDGSPPFKCKECGMGFKKIGNYTIHAKRHLGVFKFFCKVCGKGYPFNAELDLHMRSHTGAQPYLCSVCGEGFRTAISYDNHIRRHEERFKYFCHICKKGFNHLTRMNDHVKAHLNVRDIICTVCGKGFTSRKYLNHHKRIHEGKNYVCNICGKGFAQDAGLRAHKKYHGTPIGISSIQKEQNKYKL, from the exons atgcCTCCATCCGTTGATAATGTTAACAATAATATCAATAAAAAATGTGGAGAAATAATTATCACTATGAAAAAGAACGCCAAGAATGTGTATTCATTTAATTGCTGGTTTTGTGACACTATTTACATTCAAATGAAAAAGTTCACTTTGCACTTGGAACAAGAACACGAAACTCAACTGATCCAAGCAGAATATAAAGAGGATACGCGAAAAGATGAAACAAATCCTTCAGTTGATGACAGTCTTTTTTTGCCCGAGATTAAGGTGGAGGATTGTATGGTTGATACCATTAAGATGGAGCAAGAAGATGAGGAGCAACATCAAGGATCTGGTGCAAGAAATGCCAAAAAG AAAGGCCATAGTCCTCCATTTCAAGATCCCTTGGAAACCTCAGATGATATTGTTGAAGAAATAGCGTTGCCATCAACGGAAAATACACAAATGAAACATTTTGCTGATACTTCGGATGCAAAAGATGAACCCCAAATATCCCATGAAAGTGATAAACCTAAAGAAGATATTGATATGCAAACAGATTCCGAGGATAATGATAAT gtTAACGAATGCTCCGATTTAAGCGCCGACGAAAATTCTTCTGCCTGTGATTCGGAATACAAGCCAAACGATAGTGGTGACGAGGAACGCTGTACGAAAAGAGTTAAGACCAAAAACTCAAAATCTCAAGATTCAAAAGAGCTACTCACTGCTCTAATAGATGCCTTTAAGAGTAAGCCCCGTCTATGGGATGCCACAAATCCAGAAAAATGTAGTGGCCAAAAACAGAGAGATGACTTATTTCAAAATATTGCCGACAATTTAAATGTGCTACTCAAACAAGATTTGACATTGGAAAtggtaaaaaagaaaattatgctTTTATGCAAAGAGTATGAGAGAGCTATGGAGAAGCAAATCAGTAATGAGGAAAAAGGCAAAAATGAAAAACCCGATCTGTGGTATTATGAAAATATGGAATTTCTAAAGCCATCTATTGAAAGTAAGATTAAAATTAAAAGG agAAGGTATCATCAAAAAGTG AAACCTCTAAGTGATAAACTAATCAACGATCTGATAgatatttacaaaaattacaATAGTTTGTGGGATGCCAATCACTTGGCATTTACCGTAAAGGATAAACGCCATGAAACTTTGCAAACTATGGCAgatgaaatcaaaacaaaaatgaatctCACTGTAGATATATTCGTACTGGAGAAACACCTAAACCACATACATAAATCATTTgcaaaagacaaacaaaaaaagttggaatGCGAAAAAACTAAACAAGAATTCCAGGCTTCCTGCTCGTATTACGGCAAATGTGATTTTCTGGAATTACATCAGGGTCCCTTCTCATGCTCCACATGCAGTGATATAATCGATACCTATAATGATTTCCAAATACATCGTTCCTCTCACGATGGTTCCCCTCCCTTCAAGTGCAAAGAATGTGGCATGGGTTTCAAGAAGATTGGCAACTATACCATACATGCCAAGCGGCATTTGGGTGTCTTTAAGTTTTTTTGCAAGGTATGCGGCAAAGGTTATCCCTTCAATGCTGAACTCGATTTACACATGCGTTCCCACACAGGGGCACAGCCATATTTGTGTTCGGTTTGTGGTGAGGGCTTCCGTACTGCCATAAGCTATGACAATCACATTCGTAGGCATGAGGAacgtttcaaatatttttgccatatttgCAAGAAAGGTTTCAATCATCTAACTCGCATGAATGATCATGTGAAGGCACATTTGAATGTTCGTGATATCATCTGCACTGTGTGTGGCAAGGGATTCACAAGTCGAAAGTATTTAAATCATCACAAGCGCATACATGAAGGTAAGAATTATGTGTGCAATATCTGTGGTAAGGGATTTGCCCAGGATGCTGGACTGAGGGCGCACAAGAAATACCATGGCACACCAATTGGTATTAGCAGCATACAAAAggaacaaaataaatataaattataA